A single genomic interval of Spirosoma taeanense harbors:
- a CDS encoding HlyD family secretion protein produces MLNLSRQRVDEALLKHYPLRTLKNLPQPNGGRRLGRWMLALLALSLLIMFLPWQQNINGEGAVTALTPQDRPQTVQNAIPGRIERWAIREGQRVSKGDTLLVISDIKDDYFDPNLQQRLDEQLTAKQGSRSASEAKIAALNSQLTALESGLRVKLAAARNKVRQSEFKVVSDSADLVSIRKNYQIALDRLDRYEKGYKNGLFSLTDLEARRLKVQEDVAKVVAQENKLNVSRQELINARLDLSTIQADYQEKVAKTLSDRSSAVSYRADADGEISKLQNKISSVSVRQGLYVVRAPQSGYVVRALKAGIGETIKEGESIATLQPENPQLAVELSVRAMDVPLIQRGRAVRLEFDGWPAVQFSGWPLVAVGTFGGEVAVIDAVSNPNGTYRLLVTPKATQNDQPWPEQLRVGSRVYGWVMLDDVPIWYELWRLLNGFPPSLQKEPNEEKGAKK; encoded by the coding sequence ATGCTTAACCTGTCACGGCAACGGGTAGATGAAGCCTTGCTTAAGCACTATCCCCTCCGAACATTAAAAAATCTGCCTCAGCCTAACGGCGGACGACGGCTGGGACGCTGGATGCTGGCGCTGCTGGCGCTATCGCTTCTCATTATGTTTCTGCCCTGGCAGCAGAACATCAATGGCGAGGGTGCTGTAACGGCATTGACGCCCCAGGACCGGCCGCAGACGGTGCAGAATGCCATTCCGGGCCGGATAGAACGCTGGGCCATCCGGGAAGGGCAACGGGTCAGCAAAGGCGATACGCTGCTGGTGATCTCTGATATTAAAGACGATTACTTCGACCCGAATCTTCAGCAGCGACTGGACGAGCAGTTGACGGCCAAGCAGGGTAGCCGGAGCGCATCGGAAGCCAAGATTGCGGCCCTGAACAGCCAGTTGACAGCGCTGGAAAGCGGTCTGCGGGTCAAACTGGCCGCTGCCCGCAACAAGGTTCGCCAGAGTGAATTCAAGGTCGTCAGCGACAGCGCTGATCTGGTATCCATCCGGAAAAATTACCAGATCGCCCTCGACCGGCTCGACCGCTATGAGAAAGGTTACAAAAACGGCCTGTTCTCGCTGACGGATCTGGAAGCCCGTCGACTGAAAGTACAGGAGGATGTCGCGAAGGTAGTAGCTCAGGAGAACAAACTGAACGTGTCGCGGCAGGAGCTGATCAATGCCCGGCTTGACCTCAGCACGATCCAGGCCGATTACCAGGAAAAGGTAGCCAAGACACTTTCGGATCGAAGTTCGGCAGTCTCGTACCGCGCCGACGCCGATGGCGAAATTTCGAAGCTGCAGAATAAAATCAGCAGCGTTTCCGTCCGGCAGGGGCTATACGTAGTACGGGCTCCGCAGTCTGGCTACGTGGTGCGGGCGCTGAAAGCGGGTATTGGCGAAACCATTAAGGAGGGCGAGTCCATCGCAACGCTGCAGCCTGAGAATCCTCAACTGGCGGTGGAACTCTCGGTTCGGGCCATGGACGTACCGCTGATCCAGCGCGGGCGCGCCGTGCGCTTAGAATTTGACGGCTGGCCGGCCGTTCAGTTTTCGGGCTGGCCGCTGGTGGCGGTAGGGACGTTTGGCGGTGAGGTTGCCGTAATTGATGCTGTCAGCAATCCCAACGGTACGTACCGGCTGCTGGTTACGCCTAAAGCAACCCAGAACGATCAGCCCTGGCCGGAGCAGTTGCGCGTTGGCTCACGGGTTTATGGCTGGGTCATGCTCGACGATGTGCCGATCTGGTACGAGCTCTGGCGGCTACTGAACGGCTTCCCGCCGAGTCTGCAAAAAGAGCCGAACGAAGAGAAAGGAGCGAAAAAATGA